The Spinacia oleracea cultivar Varoflay chromosome 2, BTI_SOV_V1, whole genome shotgun sequence DNA segment atttccgttaaattataaaattatactttttattaaaattcattataaattcattatgatttataaatatcgatttgagattatttatcgtttcaataactaattcattgatttaatattctgaaagaatCGGGCTTgaagctcaggacgaacgatccatcgaacagggaatataaactacggttgaggtaacatctattgataacacccacaatccccttatgaaatgtgttttatgagattatgaaatatgtttataatgatgtgtttttattggattgtgggatatgaaatgtatttatgaagtgtgttttatgaatgatgatatttaaatatgtttatgaatgattttataagatgatgtttatgagttattAATAAGAtatgaaacatgataaatacaagtgtaaccggttctggcagttagtggggttactatttctaggtcgtgcacgtaccgccgtaccgcgggacacccaacaagggagagtgctccttgagggttaccgcaagctaaaaaaaagaaactaattaggtacgggcgtatgtccaacaagggagagtgctccttgaggactatcgcaaggtgggagacgtcccgcaaggctaacttgtcagttaccaagtaaaatgaaggttttatgaaagataatgggaactactaaagtttcaagttataaatgatgttttattatgatGCTTTGTGAAAgtgatttactatattctattctccctgtttgcaaattaaataaaatgaattgaaatgagtttacgttgttagggtagtatgttactgggcctcggctcacgatgttgcttttgttttaggtacgaagaagatcatgggatgccttagagtgaggatgcaaccatcaaattcacgatcgatgtttaatAAAGATAATCATGTATCACTAGTAATAATGGATGAAcaaattaaactctaagtcaaatttcaattattgagtttgattttaatatttatgtttaatcaatgttaggaatatttattaaatttcatttatatttcgatgtaaatattaaagaattaatcgaagtgaagtgtaattactgttactcatcagtagtcagtaaatgtaaaaaggttatgtcgccttgtatttcccacgagggagatacggcaTGTGATGCTCCGACTAAGCTAGGgttttccgctgctaattaaagataattaacctaattaatggtgtttagaagtcggggtgttacagtttggtattcagagccaaggttctgcgaccataagtgctaaactttacgggttttgcacgaaataaaatttattaggtTTTAagcaagaattttaaggaataagttaaaaagaatatgttaaaatcatgctaagttaaaatgaaatgagtgtgagtgatAGGAACGGGGAACGCAACGgcaatgttttctttattatgaTTTGCAGAATTTCTTAGTCTAATTTCAAGAATAAAAGATTATCTGAAGCGTTGTATCCTTGCGATTAGATCGGCGATGACTTCAAGCGGAAATATTCCTATTGACGGCACTAGAAACGACAACGATGTTAACGATGGCAATGGTAATCACAAATCTGCATTAACGCTGGAAGGAATGcaagaaagaattgaagaattgcGCAAGGATCCCATTTTCGGTGACACCCCAGGAGAAACGAGTGATAATCGAATGGACTTAATGAGATTGATAATGTCGGAACTTCTGCAAGGAAATCGTCAGAAGCCAAGGTCAGAGCAAGAAGAATGCTCCAACATGTTCAAGAAGTTCGCTTCTCATAAACCCCCTACTTATGATGGCAAGCCAGACCCTACTGAATTTGAGGAATGGACTAGCGATATGGAGAAGTTATTTGATGCAACTCAATGCCCCGAGAAATGGAAGGTCAACTACGCCGTCTTTTACTTGAAAGGACAAGCCAACCTGTGGTGGAAAAGTGTTAAAGGAATCCAAAATGAGCCTGGTTTTGGTTGGGAAAAGCTGACGGAAGCTATGCGGGAACAATTTTATCCCTATTCTCTGCAACTGCAAATGGAATCGGAATTTACCAAATTGAGTCAAGGAAAGAAGAATGTTCTGGAATATGCAGTGAAATTCAATGAGCTTGCTCGATTTGCCCCTGACCTGGTGACTACTGATAGGCAAAGGATGAATCGATTTGAAGGAGGATTAAACATTGAGATCCGTGATCGTCTTTCGAGTTCTAGAATTTCCACTTTCCAAGAGTTGTACGATCGAGCAATTAACGTCGAAAGAATTATCAAGCTTCGAGAAGAAACATATGGAAACGGAAAAGGGAGCTTTGAAGAAAATCAACCGAACAATAAGAAACAAAATGTCAATGTCAGCTATCAAGGAGGGAATAACGGAAACCAAAACTTCAACAAGAATCGTGGATGCGCCAAGTGTGGAAGATGGAACCATACTGAGAAAGAATGTCGAATTGGTACGCGagattgcttcaaatgtggtatCAAAGATCACCAAATCAGAGATTGTCCGCAAATACATCGAGAGCAAGGTGATAGGAGAAACGATGTGAACAAAGGAAATGGTGGCACTACAAATTTCAACCGTAATCCCCCACGTGGACCAACTTCGAATGGAAGAGTGTTTTTAATGCAGGGAAAAGACGATGATGCAAATGACAATGACGACTTCGCTAGTATGGAGTGAAGATTGAAGCAGAATGATCTTTTGAAAACGCGTGATCGAACATCTAGAGGAAATAGTCTAAACTAAATGATGGAAATTTTGAAAGTAATGTGCGCTAATCAAGTATCAAACTAAGATGTATTACCATCATTTGttatatgaatgttatgcttatgtatgaaattttcaattaaagaattatgtgtttaagatatgctttatggattatgtttatgctgacatgattgtattGGTAATAACTAATCGTTACGTATGAAAGTCGTcttcgatggaagttctcctgagctcggagtacgagattattataacaaatgacttttacaaattatttgacTATTATAATTGTTaggtaaatatttattttcattatatctatcttcagaattataattttgtattaaaaaCATTACTACTTTtggtaaaaaaatattttcaaacgggatctcacaaagaaaaatgggagcctagtctatgctaacaagCTTGCccctttttatgttctttgctcctcgatcctattttatgaagtaaagtagAGATACAAAAGACGACGGCGGAatataattgaccttaatgacgattaagatcaacatataattttgccccttttgtattctttactcttcgattctaggtctcgagttgaagcggagtcattaaagaagatggcggaatgaaggctagacaatgtcggaattggaatgaaattgtgagatcttg contains these protein-coding regions:
- the LOC110781799 gene encoding uncharacterized protein, which produces MTSSGNIPIDGTRNDNDVNDGNGNHKSALTLEGMQERIEELRKDPIFGDTPGETSDNRMDLMRLIMSELLQGNRQKPRSEQEECSNMFKKFASHKPPTYDGKPDPTEFEEWTSDMEKLFDATQCPEKWKVNYAVFYLKGQANLWWKSVKGIQNEPGFGWEKLTEAMREQFYPYSLQLQMESEFTKLSQGKKNVLEYAVKFNELARFAPDLVTTDRQRMNRFEGGLNIEIRDRLSSSRISTFQELYDRAINVERIIKLREETYGNGKGSFEENQPNNKKQNVNVSYQGGNNGNQNFNKNRGCAKCGRWNHTEKECRIGTRDCFKCGIKDHQIRDCPQIHREQGDRRNDVNKGNGGTTNFNRNPPRGPTSNGRVFLMQGKDDDANDNDDFASME